The nucleotide sequence AAGACCACCAGCAGCAGACCCACCAGCGCCCAGGGACCGAAGTAGCCGATCAACGTCACCGGGTCGAGGAAGTCCGGCAGCAACGCAAGCGTGGTGGTGGTCACGACGCACCAAGATACCGGCGGGAGGTTGAGGGCCCTCACAGGCGAGCATTCCGGCCAGCAGGCATCCATGCACGGGTCTGCACGGATAGGGTTTGGCGCATGGCCACTCACCGCGCAGTCCACGTCCCCTCGGCCGGTGCCGAGTTCGCCTTCGCCGACGTCGAGACGGCTGCCCCGCCACGCGATCACGTACGCATCGCGGTGTCCGCGTGCGGTGTGTGCGGCACCGACCACGCCTTCGTCAACGGCGGCTTCCCCGGCCTGTCCTGGCCGGTGACCCCCGGCCACGAGATCGCCGGCACGGTGGCCGAGGTCGGCGACGGCGTCGAGGACTTCACCGTCGGCGACCGCGTCGCGGTGGGCTGGTTCGGCGGCAACTGCAACCGGTGCGTCCCGTGTCGGCAGGGCCACTTCATGCAGTGCGAGCGCATGCAGGTCCCCAGCTGGCACTACCCGGGCGGCTACGCCGAGTCGGTCACCGCGCCGGCCACCGCCCTCGCCCGAATCCCGGAGGGACTGTCGTTCGTCGAGGCCGCCCCGATGGGCTGCGCCGGGGTGACGACGTTCAACGGGTTGCGCAAGACCCGTGCCAAGGCCGGCGACCTGGTGGCCGTGCTCGGCGTCGGCGGCCTCGGCCACCTCGGCGTGCAGTTCGCCCGGGCGATGGGCTTCGAGACCGTCGCCATCGCGCGCGGCGCCGGCAAGGAGGCCGACGCCCGCGAACTCGGCGCGCACCACTACATCGACTCGACCGCCGGCGATCCCGCGGCCGAGCTGAAGAAGCTCG is from Mycolicibacterium grossiae and encodes:
- a CDS encoding alcohol dehydrogenase catalytic domain-containing protein, with translation MATHRAVHVPSAGAEFAFADVETAAPPRDHVRIAVSACGVCGTDHAFVNGGFPGLSWPVTPGHEIAGTVAEVGDGVEDFTVGDRVAVGWFGGNCNRCVPCRQGHFMQCERMQVPSWHYPGGYAESVTAPATALARIPEGLSFVEAAPMGCAGVTTFNGLRKTRAKAGDLVAVLGVGGLGHLGVQFARAMGFETVAIARGAGKEADARELGAHHYIDSTAGDPAAELKKLGGATVVLATAANSEAMAATVGGLAPEGELVIIGVTPDNLPISPLQLINDGLSITGHPSGTSRDVEETMHFALQTGVRAMIEERPLAEAAEAYAAMDSGKARYRMVLTV